The proteins below are encoded in one region of Micromonospora pisi:
- a CDS encoding glycosyltransferase family 39 protein produces the protein MTDAETVVMPRIGASEASVEDPWGEGRIARYGTVDRDSAGPAAVVARIASWLVPGAVMGLLGLAGVAGPGLWAAELVTWDRATSSWRENWLPSHGTDVGSVPYHLVMRAWVEGLGTSDLALRAPSLLAMAAAAALVGALATRLFGARVGLLAGVIFALLPTSTRYAQEARPYAFTLLVAVLASLFLVLAIDRPRRWLLVAYGTSVLLLGLFDTVALVLLAGHGWAVLAFGRQLARRWLLASSAGALPVLALLWLGSRVTGLPLRASGGDPGLLAGAPGELFGVTALGALLLGLALFSLPLRRTTAIYTAWAVVPLLVLLLVSRVVSLSLPQCLLFTLPAWATLGAVALGRTRMVWGAAVLAAIAVIGMPVQAALREPDGHDQNTRQLAAIVESGMRSGDGVVYVSTDPDGGRVGRGALDRYLPADRRPDDLLAIGPVSAFGDVPVAECVEVGRCLGDAGRLWVVRLGELTDPMHAIGGRKEELLRTRYEVAQIWRPTGFTLALLVDERTAV, from the coding sequence ATGACGGATGCGGAAACCGTAGTGATGCCCCGGATCGGGGCGTCGGAGGCGAGCGTCGAGGACCCCTGGGGAGAGGGTCGGATCGCCCGGTACGGAACAGTGGACCGGGACAGCGCCGGGCCTGCGGCCGTCGTGGCGCGGATCGCGTCCTGGCTGGTGCCCGGTGCGGTGATGGGACTGCTCGGCCTCGCCGGGGTGGCCGGACCCGGACTCTGGGCCGCCGAACTGGTGACCTGGGACCGGGCCACGTCGTCCTGGCGGGAGAACTGGCTCCCGAGCCACGGGACAGACGTCGGCAGCGTGCCGTACCACCTGGTCATGCGGGCGTGGGTGGAGGGCTTGGGCACCTCTGACCTGGCCCTGCGGGCGCCTTCGCTGCTGGCGATGGCGGCCGCGGCGGCGCTCGTCGGCGCACTGGCGACCCGACTGTTCGGGGCGCGCGTCGGCCTTCTCGCCGGGGTGATCTTCGCGCTGTTGCCGACCTCGACCCGGTACGCGCAGGAGGCCCGGCCGTACGCGTTCACCCTGCTGGTCGCGGTGCTCGCCAGCCTGTTCCTGGTGCTGGCGATCGACCGGCCCCGCCGCTGGCTGCTGGTCGCGTACGGCACCTCGGTGCTGCTGCTCGGTCTCTTCGACACGGTCGCGCTGGTGCTGCTCGCCGGGCACGGCTGGGCGGTGCTCGCGTTCGGGCGCCAGTTGGCCCGGCGGTGGCTGCTGGCGTCGTCGGCCGGTGCGCTGCCCGTGCTCGCCCTGCTCTGGCTCGGTTCGCGGGTGACCGGGCTGCCGCTGCGCGCATCCGGGGGCGATCCGGGGCTGCTCGCCGGCGCGCCGGGGGAACTGTTCGGCGTCACCGCCCTGGGTGCGTTGCTGCTCGGGTTGGCCCTGTTCAGCCTCCCGCTGCGCCGCACCACAGCGATCTACACCGCCTGGGCGGTCGTACCGTTGCTCGTGCTGCTGCTGGTCTCGCGAGTCGTGTCCCTGTCGCTGCCGCAGTGCCTGCTCTTCACCCTGCCGGCGTGGGCGACCCTCGGCGCGGTCGCGCTCGGGCGGACCCGGATGGTGTGGGGCGCGGCGGTGCTGGCCGCGATCGCGGTGATCGGCATGCCGGTGCAGGCGGCGCTCCGCGAGCCCGACGGCCACGACCAGAACACCCGGCAACTCGCCGCGATCGTCGAGTCCGGGATGCGGTCGGGAGACGGGGTCGTCTACGTCTCGACCGATCCGGACGGCGGCCGGGTCGGCCGGGGTGCGCTCGACCGGTACCTGCCGGCCGACCGCCGCCCCGACGACCTGCTCGCGATCGGACCGGTCAGCGCCTTCGGCGATGTCCCGGTCGCCGAGTGCGTGGAGGTCGGCCGCTGCCTCGGCGACGCCGGACGGCTCTGGGTGGTGCGCTTGGGCGAGCTGACCGATCCGATGCACGCGATCGGTGGACGCAAGGAG
- a CDS encoding Hsp20/alpha crystallin family protein, whose amino-acid sequence MVLTFDPFREFDRLAGQVFGTTGSGAATMAMPMDLYRSGDHFVLHCDLAGIDPGSVDVNVDGRALTIRAERSARTDADVQWVRRERATGTFERRIALGDGLDLDRISATWQDGVLTLTIPVAEQAKPRRIPIGTTAGPALTGTATATDTVALDRS is encoded by the coding sequence GTGGTGCTGACTTTCGATCCCTTCCGCGAGTTCGACCGTCTGGCCGGTCAGGTGTTCGGCACCACCGGCAGCGGCGCCGCGACCATGGCGATGCCCATGGACCTGTACCGGTCGGGTGACCACTTCGTGCTGCACTGCGACCTCGCCGGGATCGACCCCGGTTCGGTCGACGTGAACGTCGACGGCAGGGCCCTGACCATCCGGGCCGAACGCAGCGCCCGCACCGACGCGGACGTGCAGTGGGTGCGCCGGGAACGGGCCACCGGAACGTTCGAGCGCCGTATCGCCCTGGGCGACGGGCTCGACCTCGACCGGATCAGCGCGACCTGGCAGGACGGGGTGCTCACGCTGACGATCCCGGTCGCCGAGCAGGCCAAGCCCCGCCGGATCCCGATCGGAACGACCGCGGGCCCGGCCCTGACGGGCACCGCCACCGCCACCGACACCGTCGCCCTCGACAGGTCCTGA
- a CDS encoding DMT family transporter, which translates to MTPLAVLLALCAAACFATGAALQQRAARREPAHHTFDPRLFMRLLRRRSWLFGKIPDITGTLLQALALRYGPLTLVQPLLISGMFLAIPLEAALDRRRPHPRDVIAVTSCVVGLGAFLVVARPRPGVPEPTLMAWLGVGLGSGLVVVVCLALAHRATSALRGTLLGVATGIFYAGVAVLLKAFTGRFFADPLDALTDWHLYALALAGLGGVMLNQNAFQNGPLAAPLTAITLVDPIASVVIGVTAFHETLSITGLRLLVEVPAILAMVFGIWLASTRPGGRGGDGEKPGPRPEE; encoded by the coding sequence GTGACACCGCTCGCGGTGCTGCTCGCGCTCTGTGCCGCCGCCTGTTTTGCCACCGGGGCCGCGCTCCAGCAGCGCGCCGCCCGGCGTGAGCCGGCGCACCACACATTCGACCCCCGGCTGTTCATGCGGCTGCTGCGCCGCCGGAGCTGGCTCTTCGGCAAGATCCCCGACATCACCGGCACCCTGCTGCAGGCGCTCGCGCTCCGGTACGGCCCGCTGACGCTGGTCCAGCCGCTGCTGATCAGCGGCATGTTCCTGGCCATCCCGCTGGAGGCGGCCCTCGACCGTCGACGCCCGCACCCCCGCGACGTCATCGCGGTCACCTCCTGCGTGGTCGGGCTCGGTGCCTTTCTCGTCGTCGCGCGGCCGCGCCCCGGTGTGCCGGAGCCGACCTTGATGGCCTGGCTGGGGGTGGGGCTCGGCAGCGGACTGGTGGTGGTGGTCTGCCTGGCCCTCGCCCACCGTGCCACCAGTGCCCTGCGTGGGACGCTGCTCGGGGTCGCCACCGGCATTTTCTACGCCGGGGTGGCGGTGCTGCTGAAGGCGTTCACCGGACGCTTCTTCGCGGACCCGCTCGACGCCCTCACCGACTGGCACCTCTACGCCCTGGCCCTGGCCGGGCTCGGTGGTGTGATGCTCAACCAGAACGCCTTCCAGAACGGGCCGCTGGCCGCGCCGCTGACCGCGATCACGCTGGTGGACCCGATCGCCAGCGTGGTGATCGGGGTGACCGCGTTCCACGAGACCCTCTCCATCACCGGGCTGCGGTTGCTGGTCGAGGTGCCCGCCATACTCGCCATGGTCTTCGGGATCTGGCTCGCCAGCACCCGCCCCGGCGGCCGGGGCGGCGACGGGGAGAAGCCCGGACCACGTCCGGAGGAATGA
- a CDS encoding HD domain-containing protein, protein MAERIAGIEIPPSRLVGEATDLVREAAPSLLFHHSRRVYLFGMLQGQRRGLHPNPELLYVGAMFHDLGLTDGYRSADRRFEIDGADEARRFLVAHGIDADSVRKVWTGIALHTTPGIPEFMEPEVALVTAGVETDVLGIGYHDLDPAAIAAVVEAHPRPDFKRQILAAFTNGFRDRPETTFGTVNADVLAHFVPGFTRTDFVQVIETNPWPE, encoded by the coding sequence ATGGCCGAGCGCATCGCCGGAATCGAGATCCCGCCGAGCCGCCTGGTCGGCGAGGCGACCGACCTGGTACGCGAGGCGGCGCCGTCGCTGCTGTTCCACCACTCCCGGCGGGTCTACCTCTTCGGCATGCTCCAGGGACAGCGCCGGGGGTTGCACCCGAACCCGGAACTGCTCTACGTCGGCGCGATGTTCCACGATCTCGGGCTGACCGACGGCTACCGCAGCGCCGATCGGCGCTTCGAGATCGACGGCGCGGACGAGGCCCGCCGCTTCCTGGTCGCGCACGGCATCGACGCCGACTCGGTACGCAAGGTCTGGACCGGGATCGCCCTGCACACCACCCCGGGCATCCCCGAGTTCATGGAACCCGAGGTCGCCCTCGTCACCGCCGGGGTGGAGACCGATGTGCTGGGCATCGGCTACCACGACCTCGACCCGGCGGCGATCGCGGCGGTCGTCGAGGCGCATCCCCGCCCCGACTTCAAGCGGCAGATCCTGGCCGCGTTCACCAACGGGTTCCGGGACCGTCCGGAGACCACGTTCGGCACCGTCAACGCCGACGTGCTCGCGCACTTCGTGCCCGGTTTCACCCGTACCGACTTCGTCCAGGTGATCGAGACCAACCCGTGGCCCGAATGA
- a CDS encoding GlxA family transcriptional regulator translates to MTDGSIRPHRVGVLVFPGVTLLDVAGPAEVFTEANRYGASYEVTLHSPDGEPVRSSTGLGLTVDGPVPAVTGLDTVLLPGAEALAVAGLDPALVTAATTMARSARRVVSVCTGAFLLAATGLLDGRRATTHWRHAETLARRHPKVAVEEDSLYVIDGEVATSAGVTAGIDLALALVEADHGPALSRDVARSLVVFLQRPGGQSQFSAPSRTPRPRHRPLRELLDTVAADPAGDYSVPELAAAAGVSPRHLTRLFQRELGTTPARHIERLRLEAAQTLLDAGHTVTSAAGRSGFGSDENLRRAFIQHLGIPPATYRRRFASTIRPR, encoded by the coding sequence ATGACGGACGGATCCATCCGACCCCACCGGGTCGGCGTGCTCGTTTTTCCCGGCGTCACCCTGCTCGACGTCGCCGGTCCGGCCGAGGTCTTCACCGAAGCGAACCGGTACGGGGCCTCGTACGAGGTCACGCTCCACTCGCCCGACGGCGAACCGGTACGGTCCTCGACCGGCCTGGGGCTGACCGTCGACGGCCCGGTCCCGGCCGTGACCGGGCTCGACACCGTTCTCCTGCCCGGTGCCGAGGCGCTGGCCGTCGCCGGGCTCGATCCCGCACTGGTGACGGCGGCCACCACGATGGCCCGCTCGGCCCGACGGGTGGTCTCCGTCTGCACCGGCGCGTTCCTGCTCGCCGCCACCGGTCTGCTCGACGGCCGTCGCGCCACCACCCACTGGCGGCACGCGGAGACGCTCGCCCGGCGACACCCGAAGGTCGCCGTCGAGGAGGACTCCCTCTACGTCATCGACGGCGAGGTGGCGACCTCGGCCGGCGTCACCGCCGGAATCGACCTCGCCCTGGCCCTGGTGGAGGCCGACCACGGTCCGGCACTGAGCCGGGACGTGGCCCGTTCCCTGGTGGTGTTCCTGCAACGGCCCGGCGGGCAGTCCCAGTTCTCCGCCCCGTCGCGGACGCCCAGGCCGCGCCACCGACCGCTACGCGAACTGCTCGACACCGTCGCCGCCGACCCGGCCGGCGACTACTCCGTACCCGAACTCGCCGCCGCTGCGGGCGTCAGCCCCCGCCACCTGACCCGGCTCTTCCAGCGGGAACTCGGCACCACTCCGGCGCGGCACATCGAGCGCCTCCGGCTCGAGGCGGCGCAGACCCTGCTCGATGCCGGCCACACCGTCACCTCGGCGGCCGGGCGGAGCGGTTTCGGCAGCGACGAGAACCTGCGCCGGGCCTTCATCCAGCACCTCGGCATACCGCCGGCGACCTACCGGCGCCGCTTCGCCAGCACCATCCGGCCCCGCTGA
- a CDS encoding WD40 repeat domain-containing protein, whose protein sequence is MIEQRVSELFRGADPGDGPALPEGYAERLVAVGRRGVRRRRALGGSVLLVVLLAVGLLGLGPLPSRSPQPATPTAGVGLPDRLAPFSFRTGTIGDAPLDRAVMIFEYGSGETINVWQRLALGADGNSYRQLDGIAPGTPWLLTADGRAVVTTEANRATSAFTVLDLSTGLRHQFRLPAPAAVALLAASPDGRYVAYSAAPYQGSTSIIGEVEQIARERGTLTLLDLTDGRSTTVTGVESVSAAAFSPDGESLAVQSGAETWIVDRAGRRLRRVDIPHGFVLAPRVAWSPDGRLLAVQPADPFSGAGASDPHQVRFVDAVSDAPVPPPVSAEQLLGWRSSDRILTLTLGGISELPVGGGDPVVLTRLDRGSSCEYHTQPCLALEIRAATALLPTLTVRSGDDPDRGPWPAPVRQVAAAVSLLVAALAGVLVWRLRPRWSRAGQRGRMVLAKRRR, encoded by the coding sequence ATGATCGAGCAGCGGGTGAGCGAGCTGTTCCGGGGAGCCGATCCGGGGGACGGGCCGGCGCTGCCCGAGGGGTACGCCGAGCGACTGGTGGCGGTCGGCCGGCGCGGCGTACGCCGTCGGCGGGCGCTCGGCGGGTCGGTCCTGCTCGTTGTCCTGCTCGCGGTCGGCCTGCTCGGGCTGGGCCCGCTTCCGTCCCGGTCGCCGCAGCCCGCCACCCCGACGGCCGGCGTCGGCCTGCCCGACCGGCTCGCACCCTTCTCGTTCCGTACCGGCACGATCGGGGACGCCCCGTTGGACCGGGCAGTCATGATCTTCGAGTACGGCAGCGGCGAGACGATCAATGTATGGCAGCGGCTCGCACTCGGTGCCGACGGCAACAGCTACCGGCAGCTCGACGGGATAGCGCCGGGGACGCCCTGGCTGCTGACCGCCGACGGCCGCGCGGTGGTCACGACCGAAGCGAACCGGGCCACCAGCGCCTTCACGGTGCTGGACCTCTCCACCGGACTGCGGCACCAGTTCCGGCTACCCGCTCCGGCCGCCGTCGCCCTGCTCGCCGCCTCGCCGGACGGCCGCTACGTCGCCTACTCGGCCGCGCCGTACCAGGGCAGCACCTCCATCATCGGCGAGGTCGAGCAGATCGCCCGGGAGCGGGGGACACTCACCCTGCTCGACCTGACCGACGGCCGTAGCACCACCGTGACCGGGGTGGAGTCGGTGTCGGCGGCGGCGTTCTCCCCGGACGGTGAATCGTTGGCGGTGCAGTCCGGTGCGGAGACCTGGATCGTCGACCGGGCCGGGCGGCGGCTGCGCCGGGTGGACATCCCCCACGGCTTCGTCCTGGCGCCCCGGGTGGCCTGGTCACCCGACGGCCGGCTGCTCGCGGTCCAACCCGCCGACCCGTTCTCGGGTGCCGGGGCCTCGGACCCCCACCAGGTCCGCTTCGTCGACGCCGTCTCGGACGCGCCGGTGCCGCCCCCGGTCTCGGCCGAGCAACTGCTCGGCTGGCGCTCGTCCGACCGGATCCTCACGCTCACCCTGGGCGGCATCAGCGAACTTCCGGTCGGCGGGGGCGACCCGGTCGTGCTGACCCGCCTGGACCGGGGCAGCAGCTGCGAGTACCACACGCAGCCGTGCCTGGCGCTCGAGATCCGGGCCGCCACCGCGCTCCTGCCGACGCTGACCGTACGGTCGGGCGACGACCCGGACCGGGGGCCTTGGCCCGCGCCGGTGCGGCAGGTCGCCGCGGCCGTGAGCCTGCTGGTCGCGGCGTTGGCGGGCGTGCTGGTGTGGCGGTTGCGACCCAGGTGGTCCAGGGCCGGTCAGCGGGGCCGGATGGTGCTGGCGAAGCGGCGCCGGTAG
- a CDS encoding SigE family RNA polymerase sigma factor translates to MRADEEEAYVEYVRGRTVALRRTAFQLCGDWHEAHDLVQAALLKLYRYWSQASTAESPDAYVRRMLVNTFLDQRQSWWARRVRTFAESADRPAPDPGTESRLDLMAALARISPGQRAVLVLRFWDGLDVAETARTLGCSSGTVKSQTSLAIAALRRLMPDYVRES, encoded by the coding sequence ATGCGCGCCGACGAGGAAGAGGCGTACGTCGAGTACGTCCGCGGTCGGACGGTGGCGTTGCGCCGTACCGCCTTCCAGCTCTGCGGGGACTGGCACGAGGCGCACGACCTGGTGCAGGCGGCCCTGCTCAAGCTGTACCGGTACTGGTCACAGGCGTCGACCGCCGAGTCACCCGACGCGTACGTCCGCCGGATGCTGGTCAACACCTTCCTCGACCAGCGGCAGAGCTGGTGGGCCCGGCGGGTCCGGACGTTCGCCGAGTCCGCCGACCGGCCGGCCCCGGACCCGGGTACGGAGAGCCGCCTGGACCTGATGGCGGCGCTGGCCCGGATCTCACCCGGGCAACGCGCGGTGCTCGTGCTCCGCTTCTGGGACGGACTCGACGTGGCCGAGACCGCCCGGACGCTCGGCTGTTCCTCGGGCACGGTCAAGAGCCAGACCTCACTCGCCATCGCCGCGTTGCGCCGGCTGATGCCCGACTACGTGCGGGAGTCCTGA
- a CDS encoding Gfo/Idh/MocA family protein: protein MTSVAVTRFGIVGSGWRSLFFLRLARLLPQWFEVTGVVTRTAERGDEVRAEWGVPTFRTTDELLAQGRPDFVIVSVPWAVTPAVTRELVGQGVRVLAETPPAPDLDGLRSLWAEVGGSGLVQVAEQYLLMPGHAARLELVRAGVIGEPTSVQISSTHLYHAVSLIRGLLGVDYDSAEVSARAFVAPLANPLSPTGWSGDGTPQQLATTLATIDFGGRMGLYDFTDNQWWNPLRARRLTVRGSLGELVDDTVVRLVDPTTPVESTLVRRQTGIDLNLEGLDLKHISFDGTVVYRNPFVGTGLSDDDIAVADIVARTGAWARGEAAAPYPLAQACQDHLISLAIEESVRTGVPVVTAREDWAGA, encoded by the coding sequence ATGACCTCGGTAGCGGTGACCCGCTTCGGCATTGTCGGCAGTGGCTGGCGTTCGTTGTTCTTCCTTCGACTGGCCCGGCTGCTGCCCCAGTGGTTCGAGGTGACCGGGGTGGTGACCCGGACGGCGGAGCGGGGCGACGAGGTACGGGCCGAGTGGGGTGTGCCGACCTTCCGTACGACGGACGAGTTGCTCGCCCAGGGGCGGCCCGACTTCGTCATCGTCTCGGTGCCCTGGGCAGTGACCCCGGCGGTCACCCGTGAACTGGTCGGCCAGGGGGTACGGGTCCTCGCGGAGACGCCTCCCGCGCCGGACCTGGACGGGCTGCGGTCGCTCTGGGCCGAGGTCGGCGGCAGTGGCCTGGTGCAGGTCGCCGAGCAGTACCTGCTGATGCCCGGCCACGCCGCGCGGCTCGAACTGGTCCGGGCCGGGGTGATCGGGGAGCCGACCTCGGTACAGATCTCGTCGACGCACCTCTACCACGCGGTCTCGCTGATCCGTGGCCTGCTCGGGGTCGACTACGACAGCGCCGAGGTGAGCGCCCGGGCGTTCGTCGCCCCGCTGGCGAACCCGTTGTCTCCGACCGGTTGGAGCGGTGACGGTACGCCGCAGCAGCTCGCCACCACGCTCGCGACGATCGACTTCGGTGGGCGGATGGGCCTGTACGACTTCACCGACAACCAGTGGTGGAACCCGTTGCGGGCCCGGCGGCTGACCGTACGCGGGTCGCTCGGCGAGCTGGTGGACGACACCGTGGTTCGGCTGGTCGACCCGACGACCCCGGTCGAGTCGACGCTGGTACGCCGGCAGACCGGGATCGACCTCAACCTGGAGGGGCTGGACCTGAAGCACATCAGCTTCGACGGGACGGTGGTGTACCGCAACCCGTTCGTCGGCACCGGGCTCTCCGACGACGACATCGCGGTGGCGGACATCGTGGCGCGTACCGGTGCCTGGGCGCGTGGGGAGGCGGCGGCCCCGTACCCGCTCGCGCAGGCGTGTCAGGACCATCTGATCAGCCTGGCCATCGAGGAGTCGGTCCGGACCGGCGTACCGGTGGTCACCGCACGGGAGGACTGGGCCGGCGCCTGA
- a CDS encoding MMPL family transporter: MFAAVGRLVVRHPVWVILAWVAAAVGVIGFAPTLTATTDEASFLPSHYESIRAAQLQQQAFPRAATPAAIIVFERQDNGPLTEADAAKVTSIAQALAGRHIPDVINLTPTPPSPNRLIQIIAVEMTPQRGPGDQAQPDAVKALRAALPDQLAGSGLKSGITGTAAQNLDAQKSGDRANAIIGITTIGLILILLLIIFRSPIIAILPVIAIGLVSQIATGLIAWANQAFDLKTDSSVSAMLIVVLFGVGTDYILFLMFRFRERLRLGEDPKTAMVSAVARAGEAIASAAGAVIIAFLALTLSTLGLFRSLGPALAIAVATTLVAGLTLIPAIVSLLGTKVFWPSKAWRHEPRGARFAAIGRSLGRRPALYAGVSGVALVILAVFSFGFHPNFDLSSGSTATESESNVWSKELLKGLPAGATEPSMVFLRSDAGQPLPADQLTAYRAALAKVPGVGQVGEPALSPDKTVADFQVTLANTPQSAAALRTVKGPLRDTAHSAAPDGTTALVGGITAVFVDIQAAVNRDYAVVFPVAAVLIMIILGLLLRSVVAPWYLILSVGLGFAATLGATVLIFQDALGEPGLIFILPVIMYLFVVALGTDYNILMVARLREEAREGRDPRDAAAMAIRHAGPTIAAAGLILAGTFASLMLAGNSTLTQMGFAISAGIAIVAFVMSLFLTPAITALLGHTAWWPGHADVDREAPRPGAHRLDRP, from the coding sequence GTGTTCGCTGCTGTGGGACGGCTCGTGGTCCGCCACCCCGTCTGGGTGATCCTGGCCTGGGTGGCCGCCGCGGTCGGCGTGATCGGCTTCGCGCCGACGCTGACGGCCACCACCGACGAGGCGTCGTTCCTCCCCTCGCACTACGAGTCGATCCGGGCCGCGCAGCTCCAGCAGCAGGCGTTCCCCCGGGCCGCCACACCGGCGGCGATCATCGTGTTCGAACGCCAGGACAACGGACCGCTGACGGAGGCCGACGCGGCGAAGGTGACCTCGATCGCCCAGGCACTGGCCGGGCGGCACATCCCGGACGTCATCAACCTCACCCCGACACCGCCGTCACCCAACCGACTGATCCAGATCATCGCGGTCGAGATGACTCCGCAGCGGGGACCGGGTGACCAGGCGCAGCCGGACGCGGTCAAGGCGCTCCGGGCCGCGCTACCGGACCAGCTCGCGGGCTCCGGGCTCAAGTCCGGCATCACCGGTACGGCCGCGCAGAACCTCGACGCCCAGAAGTCCGGGGACCGGGCCAACGCGATCATCGGAATCACCACGATCGGCCTCATCCTCATCCTGCTGCTGATCATCTTCCGCAGCCCGATCATCGCCATCCTGCCGGTGATCGCGATCGGTCTGGTGTCGCAGATCGCGACCGGGCTGATCGCCTGGGCCAACCAGGCCTTCGACCTCAAGACCGACAGTTCGGTCAGCGCGATGCTGATCGTGGTGCTGTTCGGGGTCGGCACCGACTACATCCTGTTCCTGATGTTCCGCTTCCGGGAACGACTACGGCTCGGCGAGGACCCGAAGACGGCGATGGTGAGCGCGGTCGCGCGGGCTGGTGAGGCGATCGCCTCGGCGGCCGGCGCGGTGATCATCGCGTTCCTGGCCCTGACCCTCTCGACCCTCGGCCTGTTCCGCTCCCTCGGGCCGGCGTTGGCGATCGCGGTCGCCACCACGCTCGTCGCCGGTCTGACGCTGATCCCGGCGATCGTCTCGCTCCTCGGCACGAAGGTGTTCTGGCCGTCGAAGGCGTGGCGGCACGAGCCGCGCGGGGCCCGGTTCGCGGCCATCGGCCGCTCGCTCGGCCGCCGCCCGGCGCTCTACGCGGGGGTGTCCGGGGTCGCGCTGGTCATCCTCGCCGTCTTCTCCTTCGGCTTCCACCCCAACTTCGACCTCAGCAGCGGATCGACCGCCACCGAGTCGGAGTCGAACGTCTGGAGCAAGGAACTGCTCAAGGGACTGCCGGCCGGGGCGACCGAACCCTCCATGGTGTTCCTCCGCTCCGACGCGGGCCAGCCGCTCCCGGCCGACCAGCTCACCGCGTACCGGGCGGCGCTGGCCAAGGTGCCCGGCGTCGGGCAGGTCGGGGAACCCGCACTGTCACCGGACAAGACCGTCGCCGACTTCCAGGTGACGTTGGCGAACACCCCGCAGTCCGCCGCCGCGCTGCGTACGGTCAAGGGCCCGCTGCGCGACACCGCGCACTCGGCCGCCCCGGACGGCACCACCGCGCTCGTCGGCGGCATCACCGCGGTCTTCGTCGACATCCAGGCGGCGGTGAACCGGGACTACGCCGTGGTGTTCCCGGTCGCGGCCGTGCTCATCATGATTATTCTCGGACTGCTGCTCCGCAGCGTGGTGGCGCCCTGGTACCTCATCCTCTCCGTCGGGCTGGGCTTCGCCGCCACCCTCGGCGCCACCGTGCTGATCTTCCAGGACGCCCTCGGCGAACCCGGCCTGATCTTCATCCTGCCGGTGATCATGTATCTCTTCGTGGTCGCGCTCGGCACCGACTACAACATCCTCATGGTGGCCCGGCTCCGGGAGGAGGCCCGCGAGGGACGCGACCCCCGCGACGCCGCCGCCATGGCGATCCGGCACGCCGGACCGACCATCGCCGCCGCCGGTCTCATCCTCGCCGGTACGTTCGCCTCACTGATGCTGGCCGGCAACAGCACCCTCACCCAGATGGGCTTCGCCATCTCGGCCGGAATCGCGATCGTCGCCTTTGTCATGTCGCTCTTCCTCACCCCCGCCATCACCGCCCTGCTCGGACACACCGCGTGGTGGCCCGGCCACGCTGACGTCGATCGTGAGGCGCCCCGACCGGGCGCACACCGGCTGGATCGCCCCTGA